From Salarias fasciatus chromosome 12, fSalaFa1.1, whole genome shotgun sequence, the proteins below share one genomic window:
- the LOC115398509 gene encoding ectonucleoside triphosphate diphosphohydrolase 2-like has translation MAVRLSHVLPPAVLLVLAVVGILLVVLPAREMKTAPDNMYGIVLDAGSSHTSMYIYKWPADKQNGTGIVTQHDECHVKGGGISSYAGKRGGAAKSLEACMQQALNKIPKPRQRQTPLCLGATAGMRLLDIVNSTEAQRVLKEVETKLRSYPFHFKEAVILSGQAEGAYGWVTVNYLLENFVKYGFIGQWLNSGKETIGALDLGGASTQITFETPETVEDKSNLMELKLYGKTYKLYTQSFLCYGQDQFLRKLMAHLIKTQGVRSYVLHPCYPRQFNTTIKLGEDVFNSPCTKNYRPAKFDPHMNVTVVGMGDYDWCLADVRTMFSFSNCNYSKCSFDGVFQPRVKGSFMAFSAFYFTYSYLTRLTSIPITSPNQTAKAVRLVCGMNMAEMVEKTKQEERYMKSVCAVSNFVQVLLTQGYDFDEVSFPTISFQKKAGGASVGWALGYMLSQSNLVPAERLGLMKAMPSGPWAGILTLFILLLIFALGYILVIYRKARTNQDLV, from the exons ATGGCTGTCCGGCTCTCCCACGTCCTCCCCCCCGCGGTGCTGCTCGTGCTGGCCGTCGTGGGGATTCTGCTGGTGGTTCTTCCAGCCCGAGAGATGAAGACGGCTCCGGACAACATG TACGGGATCGTCCTGGATGCGGGCTCGTCCCACACCTCCATGTACATCTACAAGTGGCCGGCCGACAAGCAGAACGGCACCGGCATCGTCACGCAGCACGACGAGTGTCACGTCAAAG gTGGAGGGATCTCCAGCTACGCGGGCAAACGGGGAGGTGCGGCGAAGAGTCTGGAGGCCTGCATGCAGCAAGCCCTGAACAAGATCCCCAAACCCAGGCAGAGGCAGACGCCGCTGTGCCTGGGCGCCACGGCCGGCATGAGGCTGCTGGA CATCGTTAACTCCACGGAGGCCCAGCGGGTGCTGAAGGAAGTGGAGACCAAGCTGCGCTCCTACCCCTTCCACTTTAAAGAGGCGGTGATCCTGAGCGGGCAGGCGGAGGGGGCGTACGGCTGGGTCACCGTCAACTACCTCCTGGAAAACTTTGTCAAG TATGGCTTCATTGGCCAGTGGCTGAATTCTGGCAAAGAGACGATCGGTGCGCTGGATTTAGGTGGAGCCTCCACTCAGATCACGTTCGAAACTCCAGAGACAGTTGAGGACAAGAGCAACCTGATGGAGCTGAAGCTTTACGGGAAAACCTACAAACTGTACACACAGAGCTTCCTGTGCTACGGCCAGGACCAGTTTCTGAGAAAACTCATGGCTCATCTCATCAAG ACTCAGGGCGTGAGGTCCTACGTACTTCACCCCTGCTACCCACGACAGTTCAACACCACCATCAAGCTGGGGGAGGACGTCTTTAACTCTCCGTGTACCAAGAACTACCGGCCGGCCAAGTTTGACCCTCACATGAACGTGACGGTGGTGGGGATGGGAGATTATGACTGGTGTCTGGCCGACGTGAGGACCATGTTCTCCTTCAGCAATTGCAACTACAGCAAGTGCTCCTTCGATGGAGTCTTCCAGCCCAGAGTGAAAGGAAGCTTCATG GCTTTCTCTGCATTCTACTTCACCTACAGCTACCTCACCCGCCTCACCAGCATCCCCATCACGTCCCCCAACCAGACGGCCAAGGCGGTGCGGCTCGTCTGCGGAATGAACATGGCCGAG ATGGTGGAGAAGACGAAACAGGAAGAGAGGTACATGAAGAGCGTCTGCGCCGTCTCCAACTTCGTGCAGGTTCTCCTGACGCAGGGTTACGACTTCGACGAGGTTTCCTTTCCCACCATCTCGTTTCAGAAGAAG gCCGGAGGAGCGTCTGTCGGCTGGGCTCTGGGTTACATGCTGAGTCAGAGCAACCTGGTGCCGGCAGAGAGGCTGGGGCTGATGAAGGCCATGCCCTCGGGGCCGTGGGCCGGCATCCTCaccctcttcatcctcctcctcatcttcgcACTGGGATACATACTGGTGATATACAGAAAGGCGAGAACTAACCAAGACCTGGTGTAG